A stretch of Bordetella genomosp. 13 DNA encodes these proteins:
- the phnG gene encoding phosphonate C-P lyase system protein PhnG, with the protein MAAVETAPGADPARRSWMRVLALADASELERALSALGPLPPRRWLRKPETGMAMVRARTGGTGAQFNLGEITITRCAVAVGDGDSVMGVAYVRGRAARHAEQAAVADALLQLPQWRLRVQADVIEPLARTHAERRAARAREAAQTKVDFFTLVRGED; encoded by the coding sequence ATGGCGGCTGTCGAAACTGCCCCTGGCGCGGACCCCGCGCGCCGCAGCTGGATGCGTGTACTGGCGCTGGCCGATGCCTCCGAACTGGAACGCGCGCTATCCGCCCTCGGTCCCCTGCCCCCACGGCGCTGGCTGCGCAAGCCGGAAACCGGCATGGCCATGGTGCGAGCCCGCACCGGCGGCACCGGCGCGCAGTTCAACCTGGGCGAGATCACCATCACCCGCTGCGCGGTCGCCGTGGGCGACGGCGACAGCGTCATGGGCGTGGCCTATGTGCGCGGCCGGGCGGCGCGGCATGCCGAGCAGGCGGCCGTGGCCGATGCGTTGCTGCAGCTGCCGCAATGGCGGCTGCGCGTGCAGGCCGACGTCATCGAACCGCTGGCCCGCACCCATGCCGAACGGCGCGCCGCGCGCGCCCGCGAGGCCGCGCAGACCAAGGTCGACTTCTTCACCCTGGTGCGCGGAGAAGACTGA
- the phnL gene encoding phosphonate C-P lyase system protein PhnL, giving the protein MTPGDTMIEVRGLRKRFTLHNQGGIELPVLDEVSFDAAAGDCLVLSGPSGAGKSTLLRCLYGNYLATAGSIRVRDGTRWTDLTQATEQQVLALRRETVSYVSQFLRVIPRVGTLDVVAEPLRQRGAPAAEARDRAAALLARLNVPERLWALAPATFSGGEQQRVNIARGFIAGHPILLLDEPTASLDAGNRAVVVDLIREALSAGRCLVGIFHDEAVRDAVATRLLTLRAAAPAPAATME; this is encoded by the coding sequence ATGACGCCAGGCGACACCATGATCGAAGTGCGCGGCCTGCGCAAGCGGTTCACCCTGCACAATCAAGGCGGCATCGAACTGCCGGTGCTGGACGAGGTGAGTTTCGACGCCGCGGCGGGCGACTGCCTGGTGCTGTCCGGGCCGTCGGGCGCGGGCAAGAGCACGCTTCTGCGCTGCCTGTATGGCAACTACCTGGCCACGGCGGGCAGCATCCGCGTGCGCGACGGCACGCGGTGGACCGACCTGACGCAAGCCACCGAGCAACAGGTGCTGGCGCTGCGGCGCGAGACGGTCTCGTACGTCAGCCAGTTCCTGCGCGTGATTCCGCGCGTGGGCACGCTGGACGTCGTGGCCGAGCCCCTGCGCCAACGCGGCGCCCCCGCCGCCGAGGCGCGCGACCGCGCCGCCGCACTGCTGGCGCGCCTGAACGTGCCCGAGCGCCTGTGGGCGCTGGCGCCCGCCACCTTCTCGGGCGGCGAGCAGCAGCGCGTGAACATCGCGCGCGGCTTCATCGCCGGCCATCCCATTCTGCTGCTCGACGAGCCCACCGCCTCGCTGGATGCCGGCAACCGGGCCGTCGTGGTGGACCTGATCCGCGAAGCGTTGTCGGCCGGGCGCTGCCTGGTCGGCATCTTCCACGACGAAGCGGTGCGCGACGCCGTCGCCACACGCCTGCTAACCTTGCGCGCCGCCGCACCCGCGCCGGCCGCCACCATGGAGTGA
- the phnF gene encoding phosphonate metabolism transcriptional regulator PhnF — MVERGSGVAVWRQIGELLATDIRKKLYSPGEQLPPEPELAARYAVNRHTIRRAMGELEQSGLVRIEQGRGTFVQEHAIDYAIGKRTRFSENLRRQGLPGHLELLGKQLLRNAEAAGHLGLPRAAPLLRVQMRGKSGERTIDVSEHYFDARRFPDLAEKLDALRSVSKAYAEYGIADYTRKWSRITATLPDPDTARLLGQPRTRPILQVEALNVDVRQAPLQYSVTRFGGDWVQLVVGDEEA; from the coding sequence ATGGTCGAGCGAGGTTCCGGGGTAGCGGTGTGGCGCCAGATCGGCGAACTGCTGGCCACCGACATACGCAAGAAGCTGTACTCACCGGGCGAACAATTGCCGCCCGAGCCCGAGCTGGCGGCGCGCTATGCGGTCAATCGCCACACGATACGGCGCGCCATGGGCGAGCTCGAGCAAAGCGGGCTGGTGCGCATCGAGCAGGGCCGCGGCACCTTCGTGCAGGAACACGCCATCGACTACGCCATCGGCAAGCGGACGCGCTTTTCCGAGAACCTGCGTCGGCAGGGCCTGCCCGGCCACCTCGAGCTTCTGGGCAAGCAGTTGCTGCGCAATGCCGAGGCCGCCGGCCATCTGGGGCTGCCTCGCGCCGCGCCGCTGCTGCGTGTGCAGATGCGCGGCAAGTCCGGCGAGCGCACCATCGACGTCTCCGAGCATTACTTCGACGCCAGGCGCTTTCCCGACCTGGCGGAAAAGCTGGACGCGCTGCGTTCGGTGTCCAAGGCTTATGCCGAGTACGGCATCGCCGACTACACCCGCAAGTGGTCACGCATCACCGCCACCTTGCCGGATCCCGACACCGCCCGCCTGCTGGGCCAGCCCAGGACCCGGCCCATCCTGCAGGTCGAGGCGCTGAACGTGGACGTGCGCCAGGCGCCGTTGCAGTACAGCGTGACGCGCTTCGGCGGCGACTGGGTGCAATTGGTGGTGGGCGACGAGGAAGCTTGA
- a CDS encoding carbon-phosphorus lyase complex subunit PhnI: protein MYVAVKGGERAILNSYRLLDQYRRGDPALPELSLAQIQAQLPLAVSRVMAEGALYDPHLAALAIKQAAGDTLEAVFLLRAYRTTLPRLGYTEPIDTGAMQLRRRISSTFKDLPGGQMLGPTYDYTQRLLDFSLEGPTATDPPPAAEPEVDNGAADHAMPRVTDLLQRDALIDSDVPPPGDPAPFDLTRQPLGFPADRPARLQNLARADEGFLLSMGYSTQRGYGNTHPFAAEIRYGSLEVEMIIEEVDAAVVVGEIEVTECQMVSQFAGTAQDGPKFTRGYGLAFGYGERKAMSMALVDRALRAAELGEPALAPANDQEFVLYHSDNVEASGFVQHLKLPHYVDFQANLDLLRRMRAEHDMAHESLRHPTSDDAEAATP, encoded by the coding sequence ATGTACGTAGCCGTCAAGGGTGGCGAGCGGGCCATCCTGAATTCATACCGACTGCTGGACCAATACCGTCGCGGCGATCCGGCGCTGCCCGAACTGAGCTTGGCACAGATCCAGGCGCAGCTGCCGCTGGCGGTGTCGCGCGTCATGGCCGAAGGCGCACTGTACGATCCGCATCTGGCCGCGCTGGCCATCAAGCAGGCGGCCGGCGATACGCTCGAGGCGGTCTTCCTGCTGCGCGCCTACCGCACCACGCTGCCGCGCCTGGGATACACCGAGCCCATCGACACCGGCGCCATGCAGCTGCGGCGCCGCATCTCGTCGACGTTCAAGGATCTGCCGGGCGGCCAGATGCTCGGTCCCACCTATGACTACACGCAGCGCCTGCTGGACTTCAGCCTGGAGGGGCCCACGGCTACCGACCCTCCACCGGCGGCCGAGCCGGAAGTCGATAACGGGGCGGCGGACCATGCGATGCCGCGCGTCACCGATCTGCTGCAGCGCGACGCGCTGATCGACAGCGACGTGCCGCCGCCCGGCGATCCCGCCCCGTTCGACCTGACGCGCCAGCCGCTGGGTTTTCCGGCCGACCGCCCGGCTCGCCTGCAGAACCTGGCCCGCGCCGACGAGGGCTTCCTGCTTTCCATGGGTTATTCCACGCAGCGCGGCTATGGCAACACGCACCCTTTCGCCGCGGAGATCCGCTACGGCTCCCTGGAAGTGGAAATGATCATCGAGGAAGTGGACGCCGCGGTGGTGGTCGGCGAGATCGAAGTCACCGAGTGCCAGATGGTCAGCCAGTTTGCGGGCACGGCCCAGGACGGACCGAAGTTCACGCGCGGCTACGGCCTGGCCTTCGGCTACGGCGAACGCAAGGCGATGTCGATGGCGCTGGTGGACCGCGCACTGCGCGCCGCCGAACTGGGCGAGCCGGCGCTGGCCCCGGCCAACGACCAGGAGTTCGTGCTGTACCACAGCGACAACGTCGAGGCCTCCGGCTTCGTGCAGCACCTGAAACTGCCGCACTATGTGGACTTCCAGGCCAATCTGGACCTGCTGCGCCGCATGCGCGCCGAACACGACATGGCCCACGAGTCCCTGCGCCATCCCACGAGCGACGACGCCGAGGCCGCCACACCATGA
- a CDS encoding M48 family metalloprotease encodes MRKITYGLTALAASMFLAGCNNMGGAQSTEGLLQAGAGLYKAATLSDAEIVQMSDAACKQSDAESQVAGPKSKYTVRLNRLMKGFGNMTLNGQKVDYKVYMTKDVNAWAMGNGCVRVYAGLMDLMNDDELRGVIGHEMGHVALGHSKAAMQTAYTVSAARSAAGAAGGSVVSSLSQSQLGDLTEKFINAQFSQSQEIAADDYSFDLLTEKKMNRKGLVTAFEKLAKLESGAEHSMFDSHPSSPERAARMQERLAQSAKKK; translated from the coding sequence ATGCGCAAGATCACGTACGGCCTGACGGCGCTCGCCGCCAGCATGTTCCTGGCGGGCTGCAACAACATGGGCGGGGCGCAGAGCACCGAAGGCCTGCTGCAGGCCGGCGCCGGCCTGTACAAGGCCGCCACGCTGTCCGATGCGGAAATCGTGCAGATGTCGGACGCCGCGTGCAAGCAAAGCGACGCCGAATCGCAGGTCGCCGGTCCCAAGAGCAAGTACACGGTCCGCCTGAACCGCCTGATGAAGGGCTTCGGCAACATGACGCTGAACGGCCAGAAGGTCGACTACAAGGTCTACATGACCAAGGACGTGAACGCCTGGGCCATGGGCAACGGCTGCGTGCGCGTCTACGCCGGCCTGATGGACCTGATGAACGACGACGAGCTGCGCGGCGTCATCGGCCACGAAATGGGCCACGTGGCCCTGGGCCACAGCAAGGCAGCGATGCAGACCGCCTACACGGTCAGCGCCGCACGGTCGGCCGCCGGCGCCGCGGGCGGCAGCGTGGTGTCCTCGCTGTCCCAGTCTCAGCTGGGCGACCTGACCGAGAAGTTCATCAACGCGCAGTTCTCGCAATCTCAGGAAATCGCGGCCGACGACTACTCGTTCGACCTGCTGACCGAGAAGAAGATGAACCGCAAGGGTCTGGTGACGGCGTTCGAGAAACTGGCCAAGCTGGAAAGCGGCGCCGAGCACAGCATGTTCGACTCGCACCCCTCCTCGCCCGAACGCGCCGCGCGCATGCAGGAGCGCCTGGCCCAGAGCGCCAAGAAGAAGTAG
- a CDS encoding Bug family tripartite tricarboxylate transporter substrate binding protein produces the protein MPVSRCTAAGRPMRRAVVRSLFALAACAAGLPAVQAQTAYPDRPVRLIVPYPPGGATDVIGRVLAQELSGALGQSVVVENRAGAAGNIGADQVAKAAPDGYTLLMGALTSHSINAVLYQGRVSYDIEKSFAPVSIVGTVPLVFVVNPSVKASTLQEFIALAKAKPGSITMASAGNGSPQHLAGEMFKRVAGVDVLHVPYKGSGPAMTDLMGGQVLSMIETAPAAQANIKAGKLRALAVAASARSETLPDVPTATEAGLKGFEVSSMFGIAAPAGTPAAVVDNLNGTLKTILAKPEVRQALLNQGAIATWTTPADAAARIAAERRQWADVIRDAGVKAD, from the coding sequence ATGCCCGTATCCCGCTGCACGGCGGCCGGGCGGCCCATGCGCCGCGCCGTCGTCCGTTCCCTGTTCGCGCTGGCCGCCTGTGCCGCCGGCCTGCCGGCCGTCCAGGCGCAGACTGCCTATCCCGATCGACCGGTGCGCCTGATCGTGCCGTATCCGCCCGGCGGCGCCACCGACGTGATCGGCCGGGTGCTGGCGCAGGAACTGAGCGGCGCGCTTGGGCAGAGCGTGGTGGTGGAGAATCGCGCGGGCGCCGCGGGCAACATCGGCGCCGACCAGGTCGCCAAGGCCGCACCTGACGGTTATACGTTGCTGATGGGCGCCCTGACCAGCCATTCGATCAATGCCGTGTTGTACCAGGGTCGCGTGTCATACGACATCGAAAAGAGCTTCGCGCCGGTGTCCATCGTGGGCACGGTGCCGCTGGTGTTCGTGGTGAACCCGTCGGTCAAGGCCAGCACGCTGCAGGAGTTCATTGCGCTGGCCAAGGCGAAGCCGGGCAGCATCACCATGGCTTCCGCGGGCAACGGCTCCCCGCAGCACCTGGCGGGCGAAATGTTCAAGCGCGTGGCTGGCGTGGACGTGCTGCACGTGCCGTACAAGGGCAGCGGTCCCGCCATGACCGACCTGATGGGCGGCCAGGTGCTGAGCATGATCGAGACGGCGCCGGCGGCACAGGCCAACATCAAGGCCGGCAAGCTGCGCGCCCTGGCCGTGGCGGCCTCGGCGCGCTCCGAGACCCTGCCCGACGTGCCCACCGCCACCGAGGCCGGGCTGAAGGGCTTCGAGGTGAGCTCGATGTTCGGCATCGCGGCGCCCGCCGGTACTCCGGCCGCGGTGGTGGACAACCTCAACGGTACGCTCAAGACCATCCTGGCCAAGCCTGAGGTGCGCCAGGCGCTGCTGAACCAGGGCGCGATCGCAACCTGGACGACGCCGGCCGATGCCGCCGCGCGCATCGCGGCCGAACGCAGGCAGTGGGCCGACGTCATTCGCGATGCGGGAGTGAAGGCCGATTGA
- a CDS encoding alpha-D-ribose 1-methylphosphonate 5-triphosphate diphosphatase — MSATYLTGARIVMPDRMLENSALLIQDGRISAIEPAGAPRGAHVIDLAGQTLMPGLIDLHCDAIEKETEPRARVQFPMDFAVAQVDRRNAAAGITTPYHALSFANNEWGVRNNATAAQLARSIRAFRGHGLVDNRVHCRYEITDAQAVDVLRTLLDEGVVDLLSVMDHSPGQGQFKTLESYVQYMMGNHGMDRQQAEIAAQTKTLAAAGAGARVEQLLSHAQRAGVPTASHDDDTVHRIAAMRNLGVTLSEFPITMDTAKAAVSCGLATIMGAPNILRGASQSGSMRAIDAIRAGAVTCLCSDYQPSTLIAAVYVAASQAGLTLPQAAALVTANPADACGLGDRGRIAPGLRADLIAVTQVGKLPVVSHAWSQGRLVCATHYPTPPVAQSLAA; from the coding sequence ATGTCCGCTACCTACCTGACCGGCGCCCGGATCGTCATGCCGGACCGCATGCTCGAGAACAGTGCGCTGCTCATCCAGGACGGCCGCATCTCGGCGATCGAACCGGCCGGCGCGCCGCGCGGCGCGCACGTTATCGACCTGGCGGGCCAGACCCTGATGCCGGGGCTGATAGACCTGCACTGCGACGCCATCGAGAAAGAGACCGAGCCCCGGGCACGCGTGCAGTTCCCCATGGACTTCGCGGTGGCGCAGGTGGATCGCCGCAACGCCGCCGCCGGCATCACCACGCCCTATCACGCGCTGTCCTTCGCCAACAACGAATGGGGCGTGCGCAACAACGCGACCGCGGCTCAGCTGGCGCGCAGCATCCGCGCGTTTCGCGGCCATGGCCTGGTGGACAACCGGGTGCACTGCCGTTATGAAATCACCGACGCGCAGGCCGTGGACGTGCTGCGCACGCTGCTGGACGAGGGCGTGGTGGACCTGCTGTCGGTGATGGACCACTCGCCCGGCCAGGGCCAGTTCAAGACGCTGGAATCCTACGTGCAGTACATGATGGGCAACCACGGCATGGACCGTCAGCAGGCCGAGATCGCGGCGCAGACCAAGACGCTGGCCGCGGCGGGCGCGGGCGCACGGGTCGAGCAGCTGCTGTCGCACGCGCAACGCGCCGGCGTGCCCACCGCCAGCCACGACGACGACACGGTGCACCGCATCGCGGCCATGCGCAACCTGGGCGTGACGCTGAGCGAGTTTCCCATCACGATGGACACCGCCAAGGCGGCGGTGTCGTGCGGGCTGGCCACCATCATGGGAGCGCCGAACATCCTGCGCGGCGCCAGCCAGAGCGGCTCGATGCGGGCCATCGACGCGATCCGCGCCGGCGCGGTCACCTGCCTGTGCTCCGACTACCAGCCCTCCACGTTGATTGCCGCGGTATACGTGGCGGCTTCGCAGGCCGGCCTGACCTTGCCGCAAGCCGCGGCGCTGGTGACGGCCAACCCCGCGGACGCGTGCGGCCTCGGCGACCGCGGCCGCATCGCGCCCGGGCTGCGCGCCGACCTGATCGCGGTCACCCAGGTGGGCAAGCTGCCCGTGGTCAGCCACGCGTGGTCGCAGGGCCGGCTGGTGTGCGCCACGCACTATCCGACGCCGCCGGTGGCGCAGAGCCTGGCGGCCTGA
- a CDS encoding alpha-D-ribose 1-methylphosphonate 5-phosphate C-P-lyase PhnJ, which yields MNATAPRSERDPHYNFGYLDESTKRMLRRALLKAVAIPGYQVPFGSREMPLPYGWGTGGIQVTASIIGHDDVLKVIDQGSDDTTNAINIRRFFGRVTGVRTTESTREATIIQTRHRIPETPLREGQVMVFQVPISEPLRWLEPSEVETRTMHALAEYGAMHVRLYEDIARYGRIATTYDYPVIVNGRYMMRPSPIPKFDNPKLDANPALMLFGAGREKRVYAVPPYTRVASLEFDDHPFTVEKWSHCCALCGSRDSYLDEIIMDDRGTRRFVCSDTEYCGGRR from the coding sequence ATGAACGCCACCGCCCCGCGCTCCGAGCGAGACCCGCACTACAACTTCGGCTACCTGGACGAATCGACCAAGCGCATGCTGCGCCGCGCGCTGCTCAAGGCCGTGGCCATTCCCGGCTACCAGGTTCCCTTCGGCAGCCGCGAGATGCCGCTGCCCTACGGCTGGGGCACGGGCGGCATCCAGGTGACCGCCTCGATCATCGGCCACGACGACGTGCTGAAAGTCATCGACCAGGGATCGGACGACACCACCAACGCCATCAACATCCGGCGTTTCTTCGGCCGCGTCACCGGCGTGCGCACCACCGAATCGACGCGCGAGGCCACCATCATCCAGACCCGCCATCGCATCCCCGAGACGCCGCTGCGCGAAGGCCAGGTCATGGTGTTCCAGGTGCCGATCTCCGAGCCGCTGCGCTGGCTCGAGCCCAGCGAGGTCGAGACGCGCACCATGCACGCGCTGGCCGAGTACGGCGCCATGCACGTGCGGCTGTACGAGGACATCGCGCGCTACGGCCGCATCGCCACCACCTACGACTACCCCGTCATCGTCAATGGACGCTACATGATGCGCCCCTCGCCCATTCCGAAGTTCGACAATCCCAAGCTGGACGCCAACCCCGCGCTGATGCTGTTCGGCGCAGGACGCGAGAAGCGCGTCTACGCCGTGCCGCCCTACACCCGCGTGGCCAGTCTGGAATTCGACGACCATCCCTTCACGGTGGAGAAGTGGTCGCATTGCTGCGCGCTGTGCGGCTCGCGCGACAGCTACCTGGACGAGATCATCATGGACGACCGGGGCACGCGCCGCTTCGTCTGCTCGGACACCGAATACTGCGGCGGGCGCCGATGA
- the phnH gene encoding phosphonate C-P lyase system protein PhnH has translation MQEAMTFRAPAAMLPGFDDPVAGAQAVFRNVLHALSHPGRIVQLDPACGVPPGLSPAMTAVLLALADGDAPLWLPPGASGDVARFLRFHTGSRVMGRPAMATFVAIPAGFPMPELADLNPGDPSYPDRSATLVLEVQSLRDGTPYTLSGPGIPDTQALAIQGLPPDFPVQWQANHERFPLGVDILLTSGRLLCGLPRTCRMEC, from the coding sequence ATGCAAGAGGCCATGACCTTCCGCGCGCCGGCCGCCATGCTGCCGGGCTTCGACGATCCGGTGGCCGGCGCCCAGGCGGTGTTCCGCAACGTGCTGCACGCGCTGTCCCATCCCGGTCGAATCGTTCAGCTGGATCCTGCCTGCGGCGTGCCGCCCGGCCTGTCCCCCGCGATGACGGCCGTACTGCTTGCCCTGGCCGATGGCGACGCCCCTCTGTGGCTGCCGCCCGGCGCGAGCGGGGACGTCGCGCGCTTCCTGCGCTTTCACACCGGCAGCCGCGTCATGGGCCGGCCCGCCATGGCGACCTTCGTGGCCATCCCCGCGGGATTCCCCATGCCCGAGTTGGCAGACCTGAATCCCGGTGACCCTTCCTATCCGGATCGCTCGGCCACGCTGGTGCTGGAAGTGCAGTCGCTGCGGGACGGCACGCCGTACACCCTGTCCGGCCCGGGCATCCCCGATACGCAGGCGCTGGCAATCCAGGGCCTGCCGCCCGACTTCCCCGTCCAGTGGCAGGCCAACCACGAGCGCTTTCCACTCGGGGTGGACATACTGCTGACCAGCGGCCGCCTGCTGTGCGGGCTGCCGCGCACCTGCCGCATGGAGTGCTGA
- a CDS encoding alpha-D-ribose 1-methylphosphonate 5-triphosphate diphosphatase, whose amino-acid sequence MQTHSESSDQLAGIRGARVLTPGGLRPAAFDFDAGRLAPASADAAHLDAAALLVLPGIVDLHGDAFERAVMPRPGVTFPYEDALRDVDCQLLSNGITTEFHGVTLSWEGGLRGESYARRMLDTLARMRPSLGANHHVHLRFETHHVAGVETAQAWIRDGLVRFLALNDHLPAMVRRLGDDRKLLQYAERAECDLDTFRDRIRRAMRCADEVAGAMRALADTAREAGLQVASHDDPDCATRRYYHQLGCRVAEFPLTREAAQVARDLGDAIVFGAPNVVRGGSHIAAPNATDMIRAGLCDVLTSDYYYPAPLAAVMRLARDGVLPLERAWHLVSRNPARAAGLAGHGELAPGMKADLILVDDSDPAQPRVCAAIVAGRLRYASRSFARPHAGALAA is encoded by the coding sequence ATGCAAACTCATTCCGAATCATCCGATCAGTTGGCCGGCATACGCGGCGCGCGCGTGCTGACGCCGGGCGGGCTGCGTCCCGCCGCATTCGACTTCGACGCCGGCCGGCTGGCGCCCGCCAGCGCGGACGCCGCGCATCTCGACGCAGCGGCTCTCCTGGTGCTGCCGGGCATCGTCGATCTGCATGGCGACGCCTTCGAACGCGCCGTCATGCCGCGCCCCGGCGTCACGTTCCCGTACGAGGACGCGCTGCGCGACGTGGACTGCCAGTTGCTGTCCAACGGCATCACCACCGAATTCCACGGCGTGACGCTGTCGTGGGAAGGCGGGCTGCGCGGCGAATCGTATGCGAGGCGCATGCTGGACACGCTGGCCCGCATGCGTCCGTCGCTGGGCGCGAATCACCACGTGCACCTGCGCTTCGAGACGCATCACGTGGCGGGCGTGGAGACCGCCCAGGCCTGGATCCGCGACGGCCTGGTGCGCTTCCTGGCGCTGAACGACCACCTGCCCGCCATGGTCCGCCGACTGGGCGACGATCGCAAGCTGCTGCAGTATGCCGAGCGCGCCGAGTGCGACCTGGACACCTTCCGGGACCGCATCCGCCGGGCCATGCGCTGCGCGGACGAAGTGGCCGGCGCCATGCGCGCGCTGGCCGATACCGCGCGCGAGGCCGGCCTGCAGGTCGCCTCGCACGACGATCCCGATTGCGCCACGCGCCGCTACTACCACCAGCTGGGATGCCGCGTCGCCGAGTTCCCGCTGACGCGCGAGGCGGCCCAGGTGGCGCGCGACCTGGGCGATGCCATCGTGTTCGGGGCCCCCAACGTGGTGCGCGGCGGCAGCCATATCGCCGCGCCCAACGCCACCGACATGATCCGCGCGGGCCTGTGCGATGTGCTCACGTCCGACTACTACTATCCCGCGCCGCTGGCTGCCGTCATGCGGCTGGCGCGCGACGGCGTGCTGCCGCTGGAGCGCGCATGGCACCTGGTGTCGCGCAACCCGGCGCGCGCCGCGGGCCTGGCCGGCCACGGCGAACTGGCGCCCGGCATGAAGGCCGACCTGATCCTGGTGGACGACAGCGATCCGGCGCAGCCCCGCGTGTGCGCCGCCATCGTGGCCGGGCGGTTGCGCTATGCCAGCCGGTCCTTCGCACGGCCGCATGCCGGCGCGCTGGCGGCCTGA
- the phnK gene encoding phosphonate C-P lyase system protein PhnK — protein sequence MNALLSVRNLTRTWDGVHGCRNVSFDLYPGEVLCVVGESGSGKSTLLQALSWQVEPEAGSIWYDLDRNGLVNLASLSGARRRLLSRTDWGFVRQHARDGLRMQVSAGANIAERLMAVGKRHYGSLRGAAADWLATMEIDADRLDEPPTAFSGGMQQRLQIARNLVTHPRMVLMDEPTASLDVSVQARLLDLLRRLVTELRLAAVIVTHDLAVARLLAQRTLVMRGGAVVESGLTDQILDDPQHPYTQLLVSSILQS from the coding sequence ATGAACGCCCTGCTTTCGGTACGCAACCTGACGCGCACCTGGGACGGCGTGCATGGCTGCCGCAACGTCAGTTTCGATCTCTACCCCGGCGAAGTGCTGTGCGTGGTCGGCGAATCGGGCTCGGGCAAGAGCACGCTGCTGCAGGCCCTGTCCTGGCAAGTCGAGCCCGAGGCGGGCAGCATCTGGTACGACCTGGACCGCAACGGCCTGGTGAACCTGGCGAGCCTGTCCGGCGCGCGGCGCCGGCTGCTGTCGCGCACCGACTGGGGCTTCGTGCGCCAGCATGCGCGCGACGGCCTGCGTATGCAGGTCAGCGCGGGGGCCAACATCGCAGAGCGGCTGATGGCGGTGGGCAAGCGGCACTATGGGTCCCTGCGCGGCGCGGCGGCGGATTGGCTGGCCACCATGGAGATCGATGCGGATCGCCTGGACGAGCCGCCGACGGCCTTCTCGGGCGGCATGCAGCAGCGGCTGCAGATCGCGCGCAACCTGGTCACGCATCCGCGCATGGTGCTGATGGACGAACCCACGGCCTCGCTGGACGTTTCCGTGCAGGCCCGCCTGCTGGACCTGCTGCGCCGCCTGGTCACCGAACTGAGACTGGCCGCCGTCATCGTCACGCACGACCTGGCGGTGGCGCGGCTGCTGGCGCAGCGCACCCTGGTGATGCGCGGCGGCGCCGTGGTGGAAAGCGGGCTGACGGACCAGATTCTCGATGATCCCCAGCACCCGTACACGCAGCTGCTGGTCTCTTCCATTCTGCAGAGCTGA